One window of the Dendropsophus ebraccatus isolate aDenEbr1 chromosome 12, aDenEbr1.pat, whole genome shotgun sequence genome contains the following:
- the LOC138769860 gene encoding uncharacterized protein, translating to MANAEIPEDVASGLPETPPESLQFTVAVIGPKGSGKTTLVRSLCNHTEQFSPGFLDSYFRAEDGEHGVMQHTYPPLPNVTLLDYPGYKAGDSASGYIDSIKPDTVHCLVVIFGATITDTDFQLLGATKQLGKPVCIVQTHIDLTLHTEKRQQGKSYWRGQTLMGLRAKAQEQLAGHGPQGSSIFLVSGLEPQNYDFPGMVDYIEKEILQWKRPVAFNTEPHCQELVSVFEVQCDQEGLSEFCSLLSIFLDNPPPVSAVVGVTGSDKEATVSALCEPPLSGLVVKPLPGPGTPPMSVEQYLQNLQSEACDVYLILGSGMDNSSRATLVEALVAAGKHCMLIGGEGDRRHKYDSKGQEEGGKKCHPGTDLPGLRVALERGAPQLVRERLLHAIPAIIVQLVRRERRRLMMGIYDICLDVCAKSSQGHLPDSLATLSSTLSSFRARYGLDDDSLTLISQVTGCSPEDLRAEIQCPLAQDPSVDQLLQQTSQPLSLTELVWSYVPHWGGGEETPTKLSADRTYRLLVEAAWGMAEDAERVLLHGCTNQKVAKERTAFCHWPCV from the exons ATGGCCAACGCTGAGATACCTGAAGATGTTGCTTCTGGATTGCCCGAGACACCGCCAGAATCTCTACAATTCACTGTAGCCGTCATTGGACCAAAGGGTTCTGGAAAGACCACACTAGTCAGATCTCTTTGTAACCACACTGAACAATTCAGTCCTGGTTTCCTGGACTCATACTTTAGGGCCGAGGATGGAGAACATGGAGTCATGCAGCATACTTACCCTCCATTGCCCAATGTGACGCTCCTTGATTACCCTGGGTATAAGGCTGGTGACTCTGCTTCTGGGTATATAGACAGTATTAAGCCTGACACTGTGCACTGTTTGGTGGTAATATTTGGGGCGACTATCACTGACACAGACTTTCAGCTCCTGGGGGCCACAAAACAACTAGGAAAACCTGTCTGTATAGTGCAAACACATATCGATCTCACACTACACACTGAAAAGAGACAGCAGGGTAAGAGTTACTGGAGAGGGCAAACATTGATGGGTCTGAGGGCTAAAGCACAGGAACAACTGGCTGGacatgggccccaaggatcaagTATCTTTCTGGTGTCTGGTCTAGAACCCCAGAACTACGACTTTCCGGGCATGGTGGATTATATTGAGAAGGAGATTCTGCAGTGGAAGAG GCCAGTGGCTTTTAACACCGAACCTCATTGTCAAGAACTGGTGTCCGTGTTTGAGGTGCAATGTGATCAAGAAGGACTTTCTGAGTTCTGTTCCCTCCTTAGCATCTTCTTAGACAATCCCCCGCCAGTCTCCGCTGTGGTGGGTGTGACGGGCAgtgacaaagaagctacagtctCCGCTCTCTGTGAGCCCCCACTTTCAGGCCTTGTGGTGAAGCCACTCCCTGGTCCAGGGACACCACCAATGTCTGTGGAACAGTATTTGCAGAACTTACAATCTGAAGCCTGTGATGTCTACTTAATTTTGGGCTCAGGGATGGATAACAGTTCCCGGGCTACACTGGTGGAAGCCTTGGTCGCTGCTGGAAAACACTGTATGCTGATTGGTGGAGAAGGAGACAGAAGACACAAGTATGATTCCAAGGGGCAGGAGGAAGGTGGTAAAAAGTGCCATCCTGGTACTGACTTACCTGGACTGAGGGTAGCTCTAGAGAGAGGAGCACCACAGTTGGTGAGGGAAAGGCTCCTACATGCCATCCCTGCCATCATTGTCCAGTTGGTAAGAAGAGAGCGGAGAAGGCTTATGATGGGCATATACGATATCTGCTTGGATGTATGTGCCAAGTCAAGTCAAGGACATTTGCCAGATTCTCTGGCCACCCTCTCCTCTACGCTGTCATCATTTCGTGCACGTTATGGTTTGGATGATGATTCCTTAACCCTGATATCACAAGTGACTGGGTGCAGTCCTGAGGACTTGCGGGCTGAGATTCAATGCCCCCTGGCACAGGATCCAAGTGTGGATCAACTACTTCAGCAGACATCTCAACCACTTTCTCTGACAGAGCTTGTCTGGAGTTATGTACCACATTGGGGTGGAGGAGAAGAGACTCCAACCAAACTGTCTGCAGACCGTACCTACCGGCTACTGGTGGAGGCCGCATGGGGTATGGCAGAAGACGCAGAGAGGGTACTGCTACATGGTTGCACCAATCAAAAGGTGGCAAAAGAAAGGACTGCCTTCTGCCACTGGCCCTGTGTGTGA